One Jannaschia sp. GRR-S6-38 genomic window carries:
- a CDS encoding ribokinase, whose translation MNDIVVLGIFVADTAFRADRQPRMGETILGKGFALGPGGKGSNQAVAAGRAGGDVAMMTRLGRDTFGEMARQVWADAGVTPLVEAGDTATGAAFIFLDAKTGDNAIIVYPGAAGEIDAGFVEARAAAIRDAKVFVTQLEQPMAAAERALEIARDGGTVTILNPAPAAKLPAGMLALCDYVTPNETEAEALTGIAVADLDGARRAGDALLAAGVARAAVLTLGPQGALYHSAERSQLVPAFDAGPVVETTGAGDAFNGSFAAALAAGRDPLDAVRFGCATASLSVTRPGAAASMPARAEIDALLAR comes from the coding sequence ATGAATGATATCGTGGTCCTCGGCATCTTCGTCGCCGACACGGCCTTCCGGGCGGACAGGCAGCCCCGGATGGGCGAGACGATCCTCGGGAAGGGCTTCGCGCTGGGGCCGGGGGGCAAGGGCTCGAACCAGGCGGTGGCGGCGGGGCGCGCGGGCGGCGACGTGGCCATGATGACGCGGCTGGGCCGCGACACCTTCGGCGAGATGGCCCGGCAGGTCTGGGCCGATGCCGGCGTGACGCCGCTGGTCGAGGCGGGCGACACCGCGACGGGCGCGGCCTTCATCTTCCTCGACGCGAAGACCGGCGATAACGCGATCATCGTCTATCCCGGCGCGGCGGGCGAGATCGACGCGGGCTTCGTCGAGGCGCGCGCTGCGGCGATCCGCGACGCCAAGGTGTTCGTCACCCAGTTGGAGCAGCCGATGGCCGCGGCCGAGCGGGCGCTGGAAATCGCGCGCGACGGCGGGACGGTGACGATCCTGAACCCCGCGCCGGCGGCGAAGCTGCCCGCGGGGATGCTCGCGCTTTGCGACTATGTCACGCCCAACGAGACCGAGGCCGAGGCGCTGACCGGGATTGCCGTCGCCGATTTGGACGGCGCGCGGCGCGCGGGCGACGCGCTGCTCGCGGCGGGGGTGGCCCGCGCGGCGGTGCTGACGCTCGGGCCGCAGGGCGCCCTTTACCATTCGGCCGAGCGGTCGCAGTTGGTGCCCGCCTTCGACGCGGGTCCGGTGGTCGAGACGACGGGGGCCGGCGATGCGTTCAACGGCAGTTTCGCGGCCGCGCTGGCCGCCGGCCGCGACCCGCTCGATGCCGTGCGCTTCGGCTGTGCCACCGCGTCGCTGAGCGTCACGCGCCCGGGGGCGGCCGCGTCGATGCCCGCGCGCGCGGAGATCGACGCGCTTCTCGCGCGCTGA